Within bacterium, the genomic segment CAGCTCCACCTTGTCTCCTTCACTCAAGGCGGTAGTAATGCTGCCAAATATGGTTTTAATTACCGTTTCGGTCTCTTTCTTCGTTAAATCCGTTAACTTCGCTACCTCGATCACAAGATCGGCTTTCGTCATCGCTCAGGGACCTCCTTTCCGGTTCTAAAAGACAGCCGTTTCCATTTTAAATAACCAGATATTCTTTAATAAACAATAACATAATAAATTACCTCTGTCAAGAGATTACATCCGAAAACTCTCTCCAAGGTAAAGGTCCTTGACCCTGGCATCCTTGATCAAATCTGCGGTCGTGCCGGAAATGAGAATTTCTCCATCGTACATGATATATGCGCGGTCGGTAATGGTCAGGGTCTCCCGGACGTTATGATCGGTGATCAGCACCCCGATGCCTTTCTTTTTCAGCTTGTTGATGATGTTCTGGATTCCCACCACAGCTTTGGGATCGATGCCGACAAACGGCTCATCCAGGAGGATAAAGGAAGGGGAAGTTACCAATGCCCGCGTAATTTCCACTCTCCTGCGCTCTCCTCCGGAAAGAACATCCGCCTCATACTTTGCCAGGTCGGTCAAATTTAATTCAGCCAGCAGCATTTCCAGTTGCCGCTGCCGTTCCGCTGAATCCAGATCAAGAGTTTCGAGGATAGCCATAATATTCTGTTCGACATTCAATTTCCTAAAAATCGAAGATTCCTGCGCCAGGTAGCTGATTCCCAGATTAGCCCGCCGGTACATGGCCAGGTGGGTGATCTCGGTGCCGTTCAGATATATGTGCCCGCCTTCCGACCTGATTAAGCCGATGATCATTCGAAAGGTTGTAGTTTTCCCGGCCCCGTTGGGTCCGAGCAGGCCAACCACCTCTCCCCGACTCAGGTGAAAACTGACCCCCTTGACTGTTGTTCGGCCTTTATACTTCTTA encodes:
- the lptB gene encoding LPS export ABC transporter ATP-binding protein, which encodes MLEARGLVKKYKGRTTVKGVSFHLSRGEVVGLLGPNGAGKTTTFRMIIGLIRSEGGHIYLNGTEITHLAMYRRANLGISYLAQESSIFRKLNVEQNIMAILETLDLDSAERQRQLEMLLAELNLTDLAKYEADVLSGGERRRVEITRALVTSPSFILLDEPFVGIDPKAVVGIQNIINKLKKKGIGVLITDHNVRETLTITDRAYIMYDGEILISGTTADLIKDARVKDLYLGESFRM